The window CATGATGCTTCATGCAAAGTAATCGACTAATCGTTAGCTCCTCGGTCTCATTAGGTATTCTTAATTAATTACTGTATAGATCGTAGTTCGTCGCCGTCTGGACCAGTTGTCGCGTCAAGCTTCCGGTGAAGAGTCCATGGTTCACGTCGGAGTCTCCATAAGTGAGACCTGAGACCGAAGCAGCCGTTGCGTAAACCCATCCAGTCGTACCCATGGATATGCAAATGATGACTACCGATGCGATCGAGATGAGAGCGGTGACAGAGAGGAAGACGCCGTACTTCTTacccatattttttttttttttatcacgcaGCAgcacaataataaaaaatcactgtACTATAACGTGTACAAACACGTTTGGTGTTACCAATATTCACTTGTTCACAATACAGCTATTCGTTGGCTGTTATTCTTGAGGAAACCAGAAGGACGGAGACTCTCGAGATTAGAGGCGCACTTTTATTGTCATAACGTCACAGTTTATTCGACCacttgttgttgctgctgttgatTAGACTCTTGCTTTTCATCAGCATTGTAGCACCCCAACTGAAAAGAGATTATATAATAATGTGTACgtagaaattgaattgaaatctAAACGAACAAATGTTAGATTAGGAAGTCATGGCGAACGTCAGGGAGCGGGGACGACCTCAGCTTTCAAGTACCGCTGTATCTATGAGTAAGAATAAGTGTCTGTAGTTGCTGGTTCATGTAAGATATAATTTGCCGCGTGCGTAATCAATCGATTCATTTTAATCGCGTATCATACACACATTACCGCTATACGATGACGTACGTTGCGGTCTTTTGACGATCGACGATCGCGACGAAGAGGCTAATTTCTTTCGTCTAAAGGAGCTTcatgatttataaaaatatcagagaattttataaatatacacagtGTTTgcgtatttcaaatttcgaaaacacgTGGCTTTACGACGCAGAAGATGTTAGCGATGGGCTTGTAATCGGTGCGACAATTTGATGTTCGAGACGTCTGTATTGGCTTAAGATTACCGCTTTCAAGAGGACAATTTTGCTTTTTGTTATCTGCTCACTTCCAAGAATGATATGTAACGGAGATATCTGGGTCACTAAATAGGGTAAACATCTTTTCACTTCACTTTTTGAGTTGATTGCGGCAGATATTTTTAAACTGACTGTAAAGAATGCGCTCATGTTTCACATTATCGataattatgtttttttttataaattggtGGAGTTCGTTATCATTATAAGGTAACGTGGGACCATTAAGAAATATTACTGGCGAATGACGGATTGACTTGTCGGTGGATGCAGGGTATGGTAAATAATTAGCACGGAAGCGATTTTTCTTTAGTAATTTGCACAGCTGAGACTATATTTTAGCTTGTAAATACCAAGATGACATACTTTCACAGTATCCTTAACACGCAGCTACTGTCACTCGCGTAAAAACCTTCTGagcttagaaaaaaaaagagaagaaattatttcacaggtTTTGCATCGACTGCGAGGAGATTACAGCCTCATTCGACAAACTGCTATCTTATCAGATTAGCTGCCGGCTCGTAAGCCGATACGTTATGTGTGGTTCGGACATTTTACTCTGTGTTAGTATAACCGCCAGGCTGGTGGCTCGGAAATATTTGATTGTTAAACTCTTATCGGGAATAGCACTTGACATTAAGTACAGGTAAAAGCATTGAACAGATGTCAGCATCACTCTTGCGGCAAATTCTGTTAACTTATCATGGTTATCACTCGAAGGACTGAggagctgaaaaaaaaaatattagtgTTCCTGAAAATTGATTGTGGTAGTGGTGGTGCTTATAAGTATCGGATGCGTCGCATTGGTCATCTTTCTGTAGAAATTTCGTGCAATAAAATTATCTTGCACCTTTATTACAAATCGATTCCATGCACCGTTTCGAATTCAAATGGttaatcaatttaaaaaagcTACACGCTTTGATCATGTCTGGTAACTAGAAGGCTTTCCTTCTGAAGTTTCGGAGCTGTAACCGATGTTGTTCGTAATCAGGCGCTTTTCATAATTTGCTAGGTTGTCTCTAGTTAGGCGCACTTTGACTATTTTGAGCGCCATCTTGAGGAATAAAGCAGCGTCACATGTGGTGAATTTTAAAACTAGTCATGAATATTCGCGTGTATTCAAATGATATGAcgattgaaaataagaaaataaattttatacaaaataattgaataatttgcgaattACTATTGTTAGTTTTTGTCCCGAGCGATGTTGTCAACTCGCATTTTCTAGAATCGTAATTAAACGCTACGGTGCCTTGCCGCGTATGGAAAGATCAATAAACGCAGAAGCTGGTCGCGACTCGTAGCGCAGGTTATTCCAGAATGACGTATCACATCGTCGTGTAGGTTATGTGTGACAGCTAACCTAGCAATATTGCGTGCATCAAATACGTTGAGAGGTTTTAAAACCGGCGATCGACAGTTCGTGCGTATGTTTCTAACGTGAATTTGAACTTTAAACGAGGATGGATAATAACGTCGCGAGTGAAAAGAGGCCTCAGACAAACGAGGAGATAATAGACGAGCTGACCAAAGGCCTTGAGGATTCGGCGATTAGGCAAACACCGACGGAGTCCAGAGGCGAAAACAAAGAGAGTGAAAAGGACAAAGTACAGCCTAGTACGAGGGTCGGTAATGATAAAATTAGCGACGATCCTTTCGCGGCGATAGGAAAGGACGAAGATGAAGACGAGGAACAGGATGGAAAGAAAATCACCGAACTACCGGATGATTTCATTGACGAAGAGGCTCTGAAGGACAGAGAAGTCGACTTGACGGAGGAGCAGAGAGAGGTGAGAAGCTTTTTCAATCCATGTAACGCATCGTTCGCTTCGCTTGCCGATAACCAAATACTATGCTACCGATGTTACTGAATGTGAAACAGGCGCTGAGGAAGGACGCGGAGAGTCTGAAGAACGAGGGAAACGAGCTTTTCAAAAGCGGTGAATATCAGAAAGCCATGGACGCTTACACCAGAGGTATACAAACCTGTTCGCTCGCCTTCGACAAGGACAGATCGATTCTTTATGCTAACAGAGCGGCGGCGAAGATGAAATACATGGTAAATCAACAGTGATTTTATCCTTGTTGGTGAAACGTTTTAAAACGCATGACTTTACAAAACGTCCTTGCAGAGGTCGATAATTTGAGATAATTATGACGATTGAGATATAGTCATCTttcagagagaaaaagaaaatttatagattGGCTCCTCTTTCCAGGAGAACAAAGACTCCGCTATATCGGACTGCACCAAAGCGTTGGAACTGAATTCTAGTTACTTGAAGGCTTATTTGAGGAGGGCACAGCTCTACGAAGAGTCTGATAAACTCGACGAAGCCTTGGAGGATTTCAAGAAGATTCTTACCTTCGACCCGGCGCATAGCGAAGCGAATTACGCTGTCAGGGTAAGTTTATTACGAAATACGAGCTAGTCTGTGTTTGAACTGAATATTATTCGCAGAGATTACCGCCGTTGATCGCGGAGAGAAACGAGAAGTTGAAAACAGAGATGATAGGGAAGTTGAAAGACCTCGGAAATATGGTCTTGAGACCATTCGGCCTTTCCACAGACAACTTTGAGCTGAAACAGGACCCTAATAGCGGCGGATACTCCGTTAACTTCAACCAAACGCCAAGATAATATTGAAAGAGCGTAACGATTGCTTGACACAAGGAACAGAAGACATATGGCTTTCTATAAGTATGAAATCATCTATATGTTTAAGTTTACTCAGAATAAAGAGACTCTGGTACGTCACGTTACCTCGTTGTTTTTCGTCAACTCATTTTCagttcgttgttttttttttttttttcctcttagatataaatataatgcAAAATACGTTGACACGGAtcatgtattttattattcagaaTACAGAACCAAACGTAGGAGGCAATGAACTCTGATAACAAAGTGAATATACCCATGTGTACAAGAGCACAAgtatgtatgcatacgtatCGGTTGGACATTTAGTTTGACAGTTGGCAAACTAAAATGCTTTCACCACAAAccgtttacaatttttttatgtctGTACGTTGATATACATCTTACGTACAGCATACTTTACATTTTGTGATATAAAGAAAGCATCGCGATTCCTGTATAGAACTGTGATTCTCGTACGACTTCAAATTTATCCGGTAAGCATTTTCATTGCTAATTTTGAAAGTGTATCACACTGCTGTCAACCGATTCGAAAGTCGTTAACGTCGTTTCATTATTCCCTTGTTTATCGAGTCTACTAGTCACACTCGAGAGACTGAGACTTCAAATTCATATAGCAAATCgtacagaataaaatttttttaaagtttcagAAGCGACAATTATTCCAAGACAAAGTATGCATTTACCGTCATTTGATTCGCCATTAAAATGTTCACTAGGTAATTTCCGGTGATAATGAATATACATCGTCTGTTTTCCCTGCGCAAGTTATGAAAACTATAGTTTATCTACACCCTTTGAGGGGTAGTCACTGGCTAGTTAAATCGAGGCAGCTACTTAAATTCGACCCCTGCTAACTACCCCTCGAGCCCATATATAGTGCTACCCGTTTTCTTTTGCGTAGAGCGGGTTGCGTGTGTGCAGGCACTAAAACACTCGCGGAATTCGGTGGCTAACACTTTTAGTGAAACACTTCGCGCACGAGAGGAGAATTGCGCGTGCGCAAAATGAGGCGAGCGTGGAAAGCCTCGCATTACACGCGAAATAGCGCAAAGAGGAACGTCAGAGCGTCGAtaaaaaacaagtaaaaattgatataaaacaagaaaatagTCAGGTAAACTGCAAGTGACTTGATTCGACCGCGTATTTACGggatatttgaataatcaaCGATCCAAGAACAGCGGAACTCGTTGTCGACTGTAACGGGTTGCAAAACGCTTTAAAGACAGTAGAGCTGCTGTCAagggtagtttttttttctcacattattttcagataatttcGGGGCGAGAGATGTTGTTATTCTGAGATAAGTGAATCGTCGTTTTATACTTTCTGTTGGATTCTTCAAGAGTCTGGAAAACATGCTCGAAGAGCCCATCAGCTCAGTGGTAAGTTTCTGCGATTTATTgcgctctttttttttgcacgtcTCTTACTTAATACCCTCAACCTACAAACCTCACTGAGCTGTTTATGCAAATCAATAATTTTACCGTTACACACAATCGTGCCTCGTGTTTAAAAATACCCTCACATTTTATGCTTTCTAGCATAATAATCGTTACTGGGGCCTTGCCTGATTTTTGTCCTAAACTAATTCATGGCTATATAAAATGACACAAAATTATATGTTTCAACAATAGTGCAGGGTCTCTGTTTGCTCACCTTGTATCCAGACTCGTTTACCATTCCGCTGAGAAATGTCCCTAACTTGTTGAACAACttataattgaaacaattagCATTTTGTCAAAGCGTCATTTACTGCGTCAAATTCGTTATGCTCATTACCCGAATAATTGAGAGAATTATACGCACAAATTAGCTGTGGAATTACTTTCTTTTGAAACGTTTGTTCCCCTTTAAGAGAACCGCAGTCTTCTTTTGATCCAGTAACCAATTTCAACTGTAATTCCCTAGGGTAAAATAAATCGTACGATTACGCTTGGacaaatgttttattttctaatgCAATTGAGAGCGAAAAACTCGTGAAATGCACATCTATAGCGTTTAATTGATCGCCACCCGTGATTGATGAACGTAGGAGAtttatttcttcctttttattttttttcgtagaaGTAAACGGTTGCCGATTAAAGATCGTTGGCTCAACGCCGGAAAACTACAATGGAAAActaatcgatcgatcgatgcAGGGTAGTTTAATTAACGGTTGCGTGCAGTAGCAATTATAAACGCCGGCTGCATAATCAATCCTATGCGACTCGTGAACGCCTACAAACTCTGATGTAACGTGTCATATTAGTTTGAAACATGCAGTGAACTACCCTTGTGCATATACGCATAttgcatatattatattgcTACGCTGTtaagaataaattaatacaTTTTGCTCGTAGAATTTCGTTTGGCTTGCAGTTCAGCGACGAATATTTAATGAATTCGCTAAGTAATCAACGTCTGGTTCTTCCAAGTAACGACCGTGTCACAGGCGCTTGTagaggaaaacaaaattaagaACGTCGAAATTattcggtgaaaatatttccctCAAGATTCCACAAACGAAAAGAAACCTGCGGCAAATCCAATTTTAGTAATATTCAGTTGAGCAGaacgattttttccaaaacgcAGCTAACTctcacttttcattttatggattcctaaatttttctataatgTTTTTGTACGCCTGCCGAGACTTAATCGCACCGTTTTAACGTTCTCTGACAAACTCAAGCAATTCTCTAGAGTTTTAaggataaaatttcatcatttttcatcgaacttaaaagaaaaatttccgagGATCAAGGCTTTTAATAACGAGTCCAAAACTTGGATTAACAGGATTTTGCGATTACTTGTTTTATACACctgtaattattgaaaaaactaCCGCAAGATCTAGTGGGCGATAAATCTAGCGGTTGACGCAAAGAGCCAGCAGCTATATTCGCATACctattggaaaaataaagttaatCCAATAAATAAGGCCCCTTCCTCTCGTCTGCAGTCCTCTTCTTTTAATCTGcagtttttttctcgtttttctgtGTCTTCTCTGTCTTCCTCTGGACTTTACTTTCAGTAAAGGATATAAACTGCAGCTAGGTAAAAGTAATCGGAATTCCCTCCTGTTCTACGAgttgacaataattattttaaaaacgaCTGTCAAAGTTGCTGATAATTGATTCTCATAATATGCTCTTTGACACAAACACGATTTACCGAAGAcaaatacacaaaaaaaaaaaaaaaaaatggtgtgtaaaaattattttgtagaTCCAAATCCTTGGCGTGAAGTTGCGTATAGGTCACGATTTACGGCGCCACTTTGTCTGGAAGCCGAATTCAATCCCTGGCACAAAATCAAGATGGCCGCTATTTGCACCACTTGCGATTTTATTTCGGTTCCAGGATCACTTTCAGCGTTCGCCAGTTATCGATGGCTGTTTTAAACGAAACCATACAACGGCAAGAATGACTCAGAAGTTGATTCTCATTTGACGTAAGCCTGAATCTTGAGTAttcagttttcaaaatacCCTCGCAAGCCTGTGTACGATGATTCACTCCGCGTACAGTCAACGTCCACATTCAAGCCGTGAAATATTCTCAATACGAGTGAAATTCATCACAGCTTTGAATGGAAGAGCCCTAAGTGGGTCCGGAATAAAGCATTTCACCTCGTCGGTTTATACACTTCGCTAACCGAGTGACGTTGGTCTTTTACTGAGAGGGCGAACGAGCCACCCTTCCTCTCCTCCACGGCACTGGTACagcttttattttcaatcagttTATCGCCGCTGTACCGTCAGCTGTGCCTGGCTTTACCTTTCTCCAGTTCGTCTTTCTCTGCTACGTCAGACAGACAAGGAATTTCAAGAGTTGTACGTCCTCGTATACAACAAGTACCTCCCTCTcggtatttttcgattaatcatCGTATCTCTCAGATATGATAATATCAGATCGACTATAGATTTTCAGATTATTCGTACATAAGAGCATCTCGCCAACTCCATTCACGATTCAAGTTACACGAATATTTCGCATTGTCGATCACCAAACGCGGTTTATTTGTATTACGCAATCCTCGTCGCTCGTAAAATTTATCCCTGATGGTCAGTCCATGTTCGATTCCATTTTAGAAACATCATACTCGCATCCGTAAGACTTTAAATCGACCCACGCGATAGACAAAACCTTATACTCTCCCGAAATTTTTCCTCCCCTCAAGTTTCCTTACAATTTCCAGAAGtacgtaaaatattttgataagaGGATAAATCACAgctggaatttttcaaacactgtAATTATATTCAGgctttgcattttttaaaacttttttgaatttctctgCGTCTCCCGCAACGTTGTTTCGATTCTTCCCGTCAAATTCGCGAGTTAAAATTTTGTGGTACACCGAATCGTATCTGGAATAACAAGATTAAATTTATCTGAGAAAGTTGAAATATTCGCCGTGAAAAACGCctagaatatattttaatatcgcATACAAAATTTAGCGGATTTAGAGAATTTTACCGGGATCGTGCGGTTCGTATCGGTGATtaattttcgacgtttcatTTCCGATCTCTCTTTCAGTCAATTGAATCAAAGAATATCCCGCCAAGGGAAATCATGGTGATTCGTAATCCCTTCGTGAGCCAGAAACCCGGATCAAAGCGTTTAAATTTTCTTGCTACGTCGCGGTTTTTCACTAGTGATAAAAACCGTCACGTTCAGCCGTCGGGCAGTTCGAGTTACTGTATCAACACAACTGAATCGCGTTGCTAGGTTAATTAACGCCGTTgatgaatattatttcatcattattaataCGTAGACTATTCCAACGATGATTCCATTACAACGTTCCTAAAATTCCCAGTACCAGCGTAGAATTGAATAACAAACTTTCCAAAGAAGCAGAGACAATGTAGATAACACcgaatggaagaaaatataaattatataattcagTGTGACAAAGAAAATCGTATCGAATGTACATAATAATACTTGCCAGTAACAGACGAAACTTAATTCAAATACCGTACGACACCGACGATGACGTTACAATTGTATGGGAAAAAGCTTGGATGTATCGGCGAGCCCATTGATCGCCAATGGCGGAAACTCGACTCTGTTCAACCACACGGTAATTCATTATTCTAATTGAGGACACAACGTGCATTAAGCACACTTCGAGACACTTGAATCCCGGCGTGCGGTTCAGGAATATACTACCAAGAGCAGAGCGAAATTGGTTGAACGGCGATGATTGATTCTCTCTCCTCGTCTCCGCGTTTCCCTTTCCCAAAAAAATGAggaaggggagaaaaaaaattttaaaaaaatacggaaCGAGAGTATCGTTTCAGCAGTCTCTCGCATCGCTTCGGATTCAGAGCCAGGGTACAGTGAACTACTCGTAGAGGGATATACTTGGCGTCATAGCGAGACCGCGTCAGCTGGTTTAGCCAATGAATCCAATCAGCTCGATGCATTGATTACGTATCAGGGTCTCGTCGAGTCCCTGCCAGATATTGTTACCTCCACTATATTGAACCGTGTGGATTTACCCGTGATCCCCGATAATTCCTCCGTGTTgcttgtatgtataataagtaGATGTTACGAGATACGGAGGGAGGAGTGGACGGGTGGAAAGGGTCAATTAACATTCCATAAATAGATCAATCAATATCACGGAGTCCGGTTAGAGGAAAATTAGTCCGGTCGGTTGTGCGAAAATAGAATATCCGATTTACGGGATATCCGGGAACGATTCCAGCTGAAACGGAGAATCAATTCTCTTCCTCGTACTTTCCTCCGAGCATACATCGAGGTGGATGTGAATTAGCGGAGAATCGGTTAGCAG is drawn from Neodiprion fabricii isolate iyNeoFabr1 chromosome 3, iyNeoFabr1.1, whole genome shotgun sequence and contains these coding sequences:
- the LOC124178894 gene encoding tetratricopeptide repeat protein 1; its protein translation is MDNNVASEKRPQTNEEIIDELTKGLEDSAIRQTPTESRGENKESEKDKVQPSTRVGNDKISDDPFAAIGKDEDEDEEQDGKKITELPDDFIDEEALKDREVDLTEEQREALRKDAESLKNEGNELFKSGEYQKAMDAYTRGIQTCSLAFDKDRSILYANRAAAKMKYMENKDSAISDCTKALELNSSYLKAYLRRAQLYEESDKLDEALEDFKKILTFDPAHSEANYAVRRLPPLIAERNEKLKTEMIGKLKDLGNMVLRPFGLSTDNFELKQDPNSGGYSVNFNQTPR